A stretch of DNA from bacterium:
CCCCACACCCGCCTGGTGGTCGCCAGCTGGGTCCAGTTCTTCAACGGCTTCACCCACGATCTGAGCCGGTTGCAGCACGCGGCGGCAGAGGTGGGGGCATTGCTGGCCATCGATGCCACGCAGGGGATCGGATTCGCGCCACTGGATGCCGAAGCGCGGGGCATCGATGCGGTGACCTTTAGTGGGCACAAGACCCTTTGTGCGCCGGTGGGGTCCGGCATTTTCTGGCTGGCGGAGCGCTGGCGGGAACGTATCCCGGAAACCTATCCGGGCTGGGTCTCGCAGATGCCGGGACGGGACTTCAACTCGCTGGTGGACTATGCCCTGTTGCCGGACCTGGATGGTCGACGCTTTGAACTCGGCTCGGACATCCAGGTGGTCTGGCGACCCTTTCTCGCGCTGCTGGAGTGGTGGCAGGCGACCGGCATCGCCCCGATCCAGCAGCACATCACCGCGCTGGTCGATGCCCTCGCCGCGGGCCTGGCGGCGCGTCAGTGCCCCACGCAGCCCCCCCCAGGTTCGCGCATCAGCATTCTGGTCTTTCGGGCTCCTGGTGCGGGCGACACCGCCGCGCTGTTCAAACGACTCTGGGATGCCGGCGTGGTCTGCAGCCTCCGGGAGGGCTGGATCCGGATCAGTCCGCATGTCTTTAACGATGGCAGCGACATCGCGCGCTTCTTTGCGACGCTGGATCAGGTACTCTGACGTGCGCC
This window harbors:
- the egtE gene encoding hercynylcysteine sulfoxide lyase, translated to MSTTLPTSLISPWRDLFPVVTDTDRIYLNGAGEGPIPTFAEAELLGYLEDKRFPQRKDLSRAFWVPAKLRELGAWILGGSPSGAGVVTSTNFGMNILANGFPWESGDRVLLFAGEFPACVYPFLALQRQGIAVDFCPLDACGLPQYDQLEQLITPHTRLVVASWVQFFNGFTHDLSRLQHAAAEVGALLAIDATQGIGFAPLDAEARGIDAVTFSGHKTLCAPVGSGIFWLAERWRERIPETYPGWVSQMPGRDFNSLVDYALLPDLDGRRFELGSDIQVVWRPFLALLEWWQATGIAPIQQHITALVDALAAGLAARQCPTQPPPGSRISILVFRAPGAGDTAALFKRLWDAGVVCSLREGWIRISPHVFNDGSDIARFFATLDQVL